The proteins below are encoded in one region of Pseudonocardia sp. DSM 110487:
- a CDS encoding APC family permease: MSALADAIARSFSAAEPDRPAVSPLRALGRRRLSGAEVLAQSVATTAPAASMVVLPVAMLQTGDLFTGLLTVAGATVLIMMVALCVTQFTRRQAAAGGLHSFVFQGLGTPAALATGVAILVKFLGSATLTLYSGSRVVTLLLAHLGVDAGGWIGHALVTALVTTVLLVVLVRGVRVGAIAILAVELCSLLFIVGLSVLPAAGTVAPPPQPVGTAHGVLYLALAAIFSLAGFESATFFGPEARRPMVTVTRTVLLTPMLCGALFVLAAWAAWTGHSATLINAYLYGTASGVPAALVVALELGVCCSWLASATASAHAASRLVYSLGVERLLPARMARVHARFRTPHAAIVTIVAAVAAGALVLATGELLDDVVRHVVRAMVVAAYALVAAASVRFMLRIREQTVPVLVAGVLGAAAGVGLLGYLVVAVVLDGRIGTAAVIVGLLAAGPLWQLYLRRRPARLDAVGAFDCAESADVLPGAGAFAADAAGNVVLVRRGRTS; the protein is encoded by the coding sequence ATGTCGGCGCTCGCGGACGCCATCGCCCGCTCGTTCTCCGCGGCCGAGCCCGATCGTCCCGCGGTGTCGCCGCTGCGCGCGCTGGGCCGGCGGCGGCTGTCCGGGGCCGAGGTGCTCGCCCAGTCAGTGGCCACCACGGCGCCCGCGGCATCGATGGTGGTGCTGCCCGTGGCGATGCTGCAGACCGGCGACCTGTTCACCGGCCTGCTGACCGTGGCAGGCGCCACGGTGCTGATCATGATGGTGGCCCTGTGCGTCACGCAGTTCACGCGGCGGCAGGCGGCCGCGGGTGGCCTGCACAGCTTCGTCTTCCAGGGGCTCGGGACCCCGGCCGCGCTGGCCACCGGGGTGGCGATCCTGGTCAAGTTCCTCGGCAGCGCCACGCTCACCCTCTACAGCGGGTCCCGGGTGGTCACCCTGCTGCTCGCGCACCTCGGGGTGGACGCGGGCGGCTGGATCGGCCACGCCCTCGTCACCGCGCTGGTCACCACCGTGCTGCTCGTCGTGCTGGTGCGGGGTGTCAGGGTCGGGGCGATCGCGATCCTCGCGGTGGAGCTGTGCTCGCTGCTGTTCATCGTCGGGCTGTCGGTGCTGCCCGCGGCGGGCACGGTGGCCCCGCCGCCGCAGCCGGTGGGCACCGCGCACGGCGTGCTCTACCTGGCCCTCGCCGCGATCTTCTCCCTGGCCGGCTTCGAGAGCGCCACGTTCTTCGGGCCGGAGGCGCGGCGCCCGATGGTGACGGTCACGCGCACAGTGCTGCTCACCCCGATGCTCTGCGGGGCGTTGTTCGTCCTCGCGGCGTGGGCGGCGTGGACGGGGCACAGCGCCACGCTGATCAACGCCTACCTGTACGGCACGGCCTCCGGCGTGCCCGCCGCGCTCGTCGTCGCGCTGGAGCTCGGTGTCTGCTGCTCGTGGTTGGCCTCGGCGACGGCGTCGGCCCACGCGGCGTCGAGGCTGGTCTACTCGCTCGGCGTCGAGCGGCTGCTGCCCGCCCGCATGGCCCGGGTGCACGCCCGCTTCCGCACGCCCCACGCGGCGATCGTGACGATCGTGGCGGCGGTGGCCGCGGGGGCACTCGTGCTGGCCACCGGGGAGCTCCTCGACGACGTGGTGCGCCACGTCGTCCGTGCGATGGTCGTCGCGGCGTACGCCCTGGTGGCGGCAGCGTCGGTGCGATTCATGCTGCGCATCCGGGAGCAGACCGTCCCGGTGCTGGTGGCCGGGGTGCTGGGTGCCGCGGCCGGCGTCGGGCTGCTCGGCTATCTGGTGGTCGCGGTCGTCCTCGACGGCCGGATCGGGACGGCCGCGGTGATCGTCGGTCTGCTCGCGGCCGGTCCGCTCTGGCAGCTCTACCTGCGGCGGCGCCCCGCGCGACTCGACGCGGTCGGCGCGTTCGACTGCGCGGAGTCCGCCGACGTCCTGCCGGGCGCCGGTGCCTTCGCGGCCGACGCAGCGGGCAACGTCGTCCTGGTGAGACGCGGCCGGACGAGCTGA
- a CDS encoding SAM-dependent methyltransferase, which translates to MQASRIDTTIPHSARVWNYWLGGKDNYQIDRDAGDDFAAKCPEIIPLATLSRQFLVRAVRYLVTEAGIRQFLDVGTGLPTMDNTHEVAQLAAPECRVVYVDNDPMVLAHARALLVNTTPQGVTAYVAADMHEPDQIVGDAKNILNFTEPIGVLFMGVLGHVADYDEARSIVATVMGATPSGSHLTLWDGTDTSEDLVRANADYAETGGVPYIPRSPEQIDGYFDGLEKVEPGLVPVSRWRAEIAGGDADAVEVAGYGAVARKP; encoded by the coding sequence ATGCAGGCGAGCCGGATCGACACCACCATCCCGCACTCGGCGCGGGTGTGGAACTACTGGCTGGGCGGCAAGGACAACTACCAGATCGATCGGGACGCTGGCGATGACTTCGCCGCGAAGTGCCCGGAGATCATCCCCCTCGCCACGCTCTCCCGGCAGTTCCTCGTCCGCGCGGTGCGGTACCTGGTGACCGAGGCTGGGATCCGCCAGTTCCTGGACGTCGGCACCGGCCTGCCGACCATGGACAACACCCACGAGGTGGCGCAGCTGGCGGCCCCGGAGTGCCGCGTCGTCTACGTCGACAACGACCCGATGGTGCTGGCACACGCCCGCGCGCTCCTGGTGAACACCACGCCGCAGGGCGTCACCGCCTACGTCGCCGCCGACATGCACGAGCCCGACCAGATCGTGGGCGACGCGAAGAACATCCTGAACTTCACCGAGCCCATCGGCGTGCTGTTCATGGGTGTGCTCGGCCACGTCGCCGACTACGACGAGGCCCGCTCCATCGTCGCCACGGTCATGGGCGCCACCCCGTCCGGCAGCCACCTCACGCTGTGGGACGGCACCGACACCAGCGAGGACCTGGTCCGCGCCAACGCCGACTACGCGGAGACCGGCGGCGTGCCGTACATCCCGCGCAGCCCGGAACAGATCGACGGCTACTTCGATGGCCTCGAGAAGGTCGAGCCGGGCCTGGTTCCGGTCTCGCGGTGGCGGGCCGAGATCGCGGGCGGCGACGCCGACGCGGTGGAGGTCGCTGGATACGGCGCGGTGGCCCGCAAGCCCTGA
- a CDS encoding DoxX family protein gives MSGWWQAAAAAAIIVPGLPLLKEWAYAGAFFLWSGAVASHLSAGDGFETWSAPLMFTAVGIASWALRPADRRLPGTRLRRDGTDLPGNRPRGWAMAVGLLVVLYVVSLLTLPVVEDVMHERAVELGWIDG, from the coding sequence ATCTCCGGCTGGTGGCAGGCCGCTGCGGCTGCCGCGATCATCGTGCCCGGGCTCCCGCTGCTCAAGGAATGGGCGTACGCGGGCGCCTTCTTCCTGTGGTCGGGCGCCGTGGCGTCGCATCTGTCGGCCGGTGACGGTTTCGAGACGTGGTCGGCGCCGCTCATGTTCACCGCCGTCGGTATCGCGTCGTGGGCGCTGAGGCCGGCCGACCGCCGGCTCCCGGGAACGCGGCTCCGCCGGGACGGAACCGATCTGCCGGGAAACCGCCCCCGGGGTTGGGCCATGGCGGTGGGCCTCCTCGTCGTCCTGTATGTCGTTTCATTGCTGACGCTTCCCGTGGTCGAAGACGTCATGCACGAGCGGGCGGTCGAGCTCGGCTGGATCGACGGGTAG
- a CDS encoding Rid family hydrolase, whose product MRISHALPAIALVAGCAAGPADAAPAEPPFTARAVLPDGEANPMIAQGVALGAGAEIYKTSGIGPTQLNAAAAEGTPEAFIDTAQFADGVLPAGVTITEAQGMNVLRAIQENLELQGLRLENVTTMRVFLDNAPGSDRADYAGWNRAYRQFFANTNLQSGDTELVPMGSAEPSAPLVRNPARPSRFALEVQSLPVPGWLVEVEVDAVFSPR is encoded by the coding sequence ATGCGTATCTCCCACGCCCTGCCAGCAATTGCGCTCGTCGCAGGCTGTGCCGCAGGCCCCGCCGACGCCGCCCCGGCCGAGCCACCGTTCACGGCCCGCGCGGTCCTGCCGGACGGCGAGGCCAACCCGATGATCGCCCAGGGCGTCGCGCTCGGCGCCGGGGCGGAGATCTACAAGACCAGCGGGATCGGCCCGACCCAACTCAACGCGGCGGCGGCCGAGGGCACGCCGGAGGCGTTCATCGACACCGCGCAGTTCGCCGACGGCGTCCTCCCGGCCGGTGTGACCATCACCGAGGCGCAGGGCATGAACGTGCTGCGCGCCATCCAGGAGAACCTGGAACTGCAGGGCCTGCGGCTGGAGAACGTCACGACGATGCGGGTGTTCCTCGACAACGCCCCCGGCTCCGACCGCGCCGACTACGCCGGCTGGAACCGCGCCTACCGGCAGTTCTTCGCCAACACGAACCTGCAGAGCGGCGACACCGAGCTCGTGCCGATGGGCAGCGCGGAACCGTCGGCGCCGCTCGTGCGCAACCCGGCGCGCCCGAGCCGGTTCGCGCTGGAGGTGCAGAGCCTCCCCGTGCCGGGCTGGCTCGTGGAGGTCGAGGTGGACGCCGTGTTCTCACCCCGCTGA
- a CDS encoding RNA polymerase sigma-70 factor: MTADEHAERFTLLRPLLFTIAYEILGSATEADDVLQDSYLRWADVDLATVRDTKSYLAQVVTRQALNALRASARRREDYVGPWLPEPLLLDGRDGAADVVLAESVSMAMLVLLETLGPDERAVFVLREVFGFDYDDIAGAVGKSVVTVRQVAHRAREHVRARRKRYRPLDPAQTARITERFMTAAANGDLEGLLAVLAPNATWTADSGGKATAARHPVVGADKVAAMVVGLFRMGPQVLPDLRIETVTCNGAPAVVAYSADRIEGVFLIEIDEEKITNFYVIRNPDKLAAAAIPRTISR; the protein is encoded by the coding sequence GTGACCGCCGACGAGCACGCCGAGCGGTTCACCCTGCTGCGGCCGCTGCTTTTCACCATCGCCTACGAGATCCTCGGCTCGGCGACCGAAGCCGACGACGTGCTGCAGGACAGCTACCTGCGGTGGGCCGACGTGGACCTCGCGACGGTGCGCGACACCAAGTCCTACCTGGCGCAGGTGGTGACCCGTCAGGCGCTCAACGCGCTGCGGGCGAGCGCCCGCCGCCGCGAGGACTACGTCGGCCCGTGGCTGCCCGAGCCGCTGCTGCTCGACGGCCGCGATGGTGCCGCCGATGTGGTGCTCGCCGAGTCGGTGTCGATGGCCATGCTGGTGCTGCTCGAGACGCTCGGCCCGGATGAGCGAGCGGTGTTCGTGCTGCGCGAGGTGTTCGGCTTCGACTACGACGACATCGCGGGCGCGGTGGGCAAGTCCGTGGTGACGGTGCGTCAGGTGGCGCACCGCGCCCGCGAGCACGTGCGGGCGCGGCGCAAGCGGTACCGGCCGCTCGACCCTGCGCAGACCGCGAGGATCACCGAGCGGTTCATGACCGCCGCCGCCAACGGTGATCTGGAGGGGCTGCTGGCGGTTCTCGCGCCGAACGCCACCTGGACGGCCGACAGCGGCGGCAAGGCCACAGCGGCCCGCCACCCGGTGGTCGGCGCGGACAAGGTGGCCGCGATGGTCGTGGGTCTCTTCCGAATGGGCCCGCAAGTGCTGCCCGACCTGCGGATCGAGACGGTGACCTGCAACGGCGCGCCCGCGGTGGTCGCCTACAGCGCCGACCGGATCGAAGGCGTCTTCCTGATCGAGATCGACGAGGAAAAGATCACCAACTTCTACGTCATCCGCAATCCGGACAAGCTGGCCGCCGCCGCGATACCACGCACGATCAGCCGGTAG
- a CDS encoding NAD(P)/FAD-dependent oxidoreductase: MSDHKTPTRVVVLGGGYAGTVAANHLLMRADVDVTLVNPRPRFVERIRLHQFVAATGTATVDYGTLLGNGVRLVVDSATRIDTAARAVLLASGGALDYDYVIYAVGSTCATPASVPGAAEHAWPIAEFEQAQRLRDAIGELDPYAPVTVVGAGLTGIETAAELAEQGRTVTLVCGGMLAPSLSEPGRRSIAKWFVRNGVEVRETAVVAEVRPDSVVLGDGTVLPSAVTIWTAGFGVPEIAARSGLRTDPLGRLLTDETLTSVDDDRIVAAGDAAAPSGRPLRMSCQAAGPLGAQAADTVLSRIAGSEPAPIDQAFVASCVSLGRRAATFQLARKDDTPLNFFIGGRTGASIKEAICKKTVRAIGHEARKPGSFVWRKGGRRPGRPAFVAPAATKP; encoded by the coding sequence ATGTCTGATCACAAGACCCCCACGAGGGTCGTCGTCCTCGGAGGCGGATACGCCGGCACGGTCGCGGCCAACCATCTGCTGATGCGTGCCGACGTCGACGTCACGCTCGTCAACCCGCGCCCGCGGTTCGTCGAACGCATCCGGCTGCACCAGTTCGTGGCCGCTACCGGCACCGCAACGGTCGACTACGGCACGTTGCTGGGCAACGGCGTCCGGCTGGTGGTCGACAGCGCCACCCGCATCGACACGGCCGCGCGCGCCGTGCTGCTGGCATCCGGTGGCGCGCTCGACTACGACTACGTCATCTACGCCGTCGGTAGCACGTGCGCCACGCCGGCCTCGGTGCCGGGAGCGGCCGAACACGCCTGGCCCATCGCGGAGTTCGAGCAGGCGCAGCGGCTGCGCGACGCGATCGGGGAACTGGATCCGTACGCCCCCGTCACGGTCGTCGGCGCTGGTCTCACCGGGATCGAGACGGCCGCGGAGCTGGCCGAACAGGGCCGCACCGTCACGCTGGTCTGTGGCGGGATGCTGGCCCCGTCCCTGTCCGAGCCGGGCAGGCGGTCGATCGCCAAGTGGTTCGTCCGCAATGGTGTCGAGGTACGCGAGACAGCCGTCGTGGCGGAGGTGCGGCCGGATTCCGTGGTGCTCGGCGACGGCACCGTGCTGCCCAGCGCGGTGACCATCTGGACGGCCGGATTCGGGGTGCCCGAGATCGCCGCCCGCAGCGGCCTGCGCACAGACCCGCTGGGCCGGCTGCTCACCGACGAGACGCTGACCAGCGTCGACGACGATCGCATCGTCGCGGCCGGCGACGCGGCGGCGCCGTCGGGACGGCCGCTGCGGATGAGCTGCCAGGCCGCCGGGCCGCTCGGGGCGCAGGCCGCCGACACCGTGCTGAGTCGCATCGCCGGAAGCGAACCGGCCCCGATCGACCAGGCGTTCGTGGCATCGTGTGTCAGCCTCGGCCGTCGGGCCGCGACGTTCCAGCTCGCCCGCAAGGACGACACGCCGCTGAACTTCTTCATCGGCGGCCGCACGGGTGCGTCGATCAAGGAAGCGATCTGCAAGAAGACGGTGCGGGCGATCGGTCACGAAGCACGCAAGCCTGGTTCCTTCGTCTGGCGCAAGGGCGGCAGGCGTCCCGGGCGGCCGGCGTTCGTTGCGCCGGCGGCCACGAAGCCGTGA
- a CDS encoding 2'-5' RNA ligase family protein — protein sequence MSERFAAAPADPYRFGVYLRPDPHTCMAVTQLTGQLRAQYGLVSAAAFPPHATLVGSQHLDVPTADVVKAVSAALAGSSAFPVHNSGIVPMGHGYVYDVHHLPDGSPNDAFVELAAAVDDAVAPLVTPAPNPDPHLFDRERFRAHLSLASHDLMVRPDLVDEVGEFLRGLPVEPPAAFAGDAVALYRTRSDDWTGRWWTTLTWEHVHTWRLP from the coding sequence GTGAGCGAGCGATTCGCGGCAGCGCCCGCCGACCCCTACCGCTTCGGCGTCTACCTGCGGCCGGATCCGCACACCTGCATGGCGGTCACGCAGCTGACCGGCCAGTTGCGCGCGCAGTACGGCCTGGTGTCGGCCGCCGCGTTCCCGCCGCACGCCACGTTGGTGGGCAGTCAGCACCTGGACGTCCCGACGGCCGACGTCGTGAAGGCGGTGTCGGCCGCACTGGCCGGGTCGAGCGCGTTCCCCGTCCACAACTCGGGCATCGTGCCGATGGGGCACGGCTACGTCTACGACGTCCACCACCTGCCCGACGGCAGCCCGAACGATGCCTTCGTCGAGCTCGCGGCCGCCGTCGACGACGCGGTGGCCCCGCTCGTCACGCCCGCGCCCAACCCCGACCCGCACCTCTTCGACCGCGAGCGGTTCCGCGCCCACCTGTCGCTGGCCTCCCACGACCTCATGGTGCGGCCCGACCTCGTCGATGAGGTGGGCGAGTTCCTGCGCGGCCTGCCGGTCGAGCCGCCCGCGGCATTCGCCGGGGACGCCGTCGCGCTCTACCGCACCCGCAGCGACGACTGGACCGGGCGGTGGTGGACCACCCTCACCTGGGAGCACGTGCACACCTGGCGGCTTCCCTGA
- a CDS encoding helix-turn-helix domain-containing protein: MTDAQRDAGEAAVIAAIGSSVRRARRRSGLSTRELAQRASLSQPFLSNIENGRSSPSVSTIYKLAAALGIGATELLPASADEGIVVVRAGEGVATGMDETPGVAQSALLAGAPGRLMEARRAMIEPGQPAGSWFDHSGEDFLHVLDGVLRVEFGTGRVEELLAGDSLWHEGAIPHRWRVGPDTGASLFLVTARVPGNGHE, from the coding sequence GTGACGGACGCGCAGCGGGACGCCGGTGAGGCAGCGGTGATCGCCGCCATCGGTTCGTCGGTGCGCAGGGCTCGGCGGCGCAGCGGGCTGTCGACCCGCGAGCTGGCGCAGCGGGCGTCGCTCTCGCAGCCGTTCCTGTCCAACATCGAGAACGGCCGCTCGTCGCCGAGCGTGTCCACCATCTACAAGCTGGCCGCCGCGCTCGGGATCGGAGCCACCGAGCTGCTCCCGGCGAGCGCCGACGAGGGCATCGTCGTCGTTCGCGCTGGTGAGGGGGTCGCGACGGGGATGGACGAGACGCCGGGGGTCGCGCAGTCCGCTCTACTGGCCGGTGCGCCGGGGCGGTTGATGGAGGCCCGCCGTGCCATGATCGAGCCAGGGCAGCCGGCGGGCAGCTGGTTCGACCACAGCGGTGAGGACTTCCTGCACGTGCTCGACGGGGTGCTGCGGGTCGAGTTCGGCACCGGCCGGGTCGAGGAGCTGCTGGCCGGCGACTCGCTCTGGCACGAGGGAGCCATCCCGCACCGCTGGCGGGTGGGGCCCGACACCGGTGCGAGCCTGTTCCTCGTCACCGCCCGGGTGCCGGGGAACGGGCATGAGTGA
- a CDS encoding FAD-dependent oxidoreductase has protein sequence MTVTRRSFMKGLGATGGAGMMYGAMAAVGLAPAATAAPFRPPSAGDLIGQAPGRHSVVILGAGPAGLAAAYELGKAGYEVTVLEARGRPGGRVWSVRGGTEETDLNGETQRCTFADGHFINIGATRIPQSHITLDYCRELGVELQAFGNQNANTVVNYASDTPLSKTSVTYRAAKADTYGYVAELLQKAASRGALDDVLSADDKHALAEFLTEFGDLGSDGRYVGSTRRGYSSEPGAGTAYGTQLPPHGMSDVIRSGIGRNFAFDFEYDQAMLMLTPVGGMDRIYTAFVDRIGSEKVRFGAEVTAMRNVPDGVTVEFRHDGRGQSLTADYLICTIPPHLVPRLAHDLPADVVAALGSAGRTSSGKLGIEYSRRWWETDERIYGGASNTDKDIAQIMFPYDHFHSDRGVVVGYYNTGRRHQAFESLTHRQRLAKALAEGSEIHGDKYRKDIVSSFSGSWARTRYSESAWATWDQTSPEYRLLLQPVQRIYFAGDHLSNAIAWQHGAFTSARSVVEAIHTRVAGTN, from the coding sequence GTGACCGTCACGCGCAGATCGTTCATGAAGGGCCTCGGCGCCACCGGGGGCGCTGGGATGATGTACGGGGCGATGGCCGCGGTGGGGCTCGCGCCCGCCGCCACGGCGGCGCCGTTCCGGCCACCGTCCGCAGGCGACCTCATCGGGCAGGCGCCCGGTCGGCATTCGGTCGTGATCCTCGGTGCCGGACCCGCCGGCCTCGCCGCCGCCTACGAGCTGGGCAAGGCCGGCTACGAGGTCACGGTGCTGGAGGCGCGCGGCCGCCCGGGCGGGCGGGTCTGGTCGGTGCGCGGCGGTACCGAGGAGACCGACCTGAACGGCGAGACCCAGCGGTGCACGTTCGCCGATGGCCACTTCATCAACATCGGCGCCACCCGCATCCCGCAGAGTCACATCACCCTCGACTACTGCCGCGAGCTGGGCGTCGAGCTCCAGGCGTTCGGCAACCAGAACGCCAACACGGTGGTCAACTACGCGAGTGACACCCCCCTGTCGAAGACATCGGTCACCTACCGCGCCGCGAAGGCCGACACATACGGCTACGTCGCCGAGCTCCTGCAGAAGGCGGCATCGCGCGGGGCGCTCGACGACGTGCTGAGCGCGGACGACAAGCACGCGCTCGCCGAGTTCCTCACCGAGTTCGGCGACCTCGGCTCCGACGGCCGCTACGTCGGCTCCACCCGCCGCGGCTACTCGAGCGAGCCCGGCGCCGGCACCGCATACGGCACCCAGCTGCCGCCGCACGGGATGTCCGACGTCATCCGCAGCGGCATCGGCCGCAACTTCGCCTTCGACTTCGAGTACGACCAGGCGATGCTCATGCTCACCCCGGTGGGCGGCATGGACCGCATCTACACCGCGTTCGTCGACCGGATCGGGTCCGAGAAGGTGCGGTTCGGTGCCGAGGTGACGGCGATGCGCAACGTGCCCGACGGCGTCACCGTCGAGTTCCGCCATGACGGGCGTGGCCAGTCGCTCACCGCCGACTACCTGATCTGCACGATCCCGCCGCACCTCGTGCCACGGCTCGCCCACGACCTGCCCGCAGACGTCGTCGCGGCGCTCGGGTCAGCAGGGCGCACGTCGTCGGGGAAGCTCGGGATCGAGTACTCGCGGCGGTGGTGGGAGACCGACGAGCGGATCTACGGCGGTGCCAGCAACACCGACAAGGACATCGCGCAGATCATGTTCCCCTACGACCACTTCCACTCCGACCGCGGCGTGGTGGTCGGCTACTACAACACCGGCCGCCGCCACCAGGCGTTCGAGTCGCTGACTCACCGGCAGCGCCTCGCGAAGGCTCTCGCGGAGGGCTCGGAGATCCACGGCGACAAGTACCGCAAGGACATCGTCTCGTCGTTCTCGGGCAGCTGGGCACGCACCCGCTACTCCGAGTCGGCGTGGGCCACCTGGGACCAGACCAGCCCCGAGTACCGGCTCCTCCTCCAGCCCGTGCAGCGCATCTACTTCGCGGGCGACCACCTGTCCAACGCCATCGCATGGCAGCACGGCGCCTTCACGTCGGCCCGCTCGGTCGTCGAGGCCATCCACACCCGCGTCGCCGGCACCAACTGA
- a CDS encoding IclR family transcriptional regulator, whose translation MAVRDREPAGHEPAAVRKALTLLEAVAQLGSGATARDISRESGIPPATAYRLLNLLVADGYLVRIADLSGFALGRRTRELAGAVPEPGFHPVGAVVEELRARVRFGIFVASYADGRIRLVDRDPDHELTSEAAIRTHLHASAIGKLLLAQHPELAPASLRAVTARTITRPDALTAELTTIRASDVAREVDELRWGRSALAVPMRDRSRAVIGCLVAIGRTGRIGVDDADLARLLRGYAERAVSPR comes from the coding sequence ATGGCCGTGCGCGACCGCGAGCCCGCCGGGCACGAACCCGCCGCCGTGCGCAAGGCGCTCACCCTGTTGGAGGCGGTGGCGCAGCTCGGCTCCGGCGCGACGGCCAGGGACATCTCCCGGGAGAGCGGCATCCCGCCCGCCACCGCGTACCGGCTGCTCAACCTGCTCGTGGCCGACGGCTACCTGGTGCGGATCGCCGACCTGTCCGGCTTCGCGCTCGGGCGCCGCACCCGCGAGCTCGCCGGGGCGGTGCCGGAACCCGGCTTCCACCCGGTCGGTGCCGTGGTCGAGGAGCTGAGGGCGCGGGTCCGCTTCGGGATCTTCGTGGCCTCCTACGCGGACGGCCGGATCCGGCTCGTCGACCGCGACCCGGACCACGAGCTGACCAGCGAGGCCGCGATCCGCACGCACCTGCACGCATCGGCCATCGGGAAGCTGCTGCTCGCGCAGCACCCCGAGCTCGCGCCGGCATCGCTGCGGGCGGTGACGGCCCGCACGATCACCCGGCCGGACGCGCTCACGGCCGAGCTGACCACGATCCGCGCGAGCGACGTCGCCCGCGAGGTCGACGAGCTCAGGTGGGGCCGCTCGGCGCTCGCCGTGCCGATGCGCGACCGGAGCCGGGCCGTGATCGGGTGCCTCGTCGCGATCGGGCGGACCGGGCGGATCGGGGTCGACGACGCGGATCTCGCGCGGCTGCTGCGCGGCTACGCCGAGCGGGCCGTCTCGCCCAGGTGA
- a CDS encoding LLM class flavin-dependent oxidoreductase, giving the protein MRYAVNLPPFSSPEALVSLAVDAEQAGWDGVFFWDHMTWLPELRLNVHDPWVLLGAVAVRTERVLLGTMVTPLARRRPWKVAKEITTLDHLSGGRAVLGVGLGAPPDAEFGAFGEPAAARHRADLLDEGLAVLDGLLRGPVDHGGEHYQVHTELLPRPVQDPRPPIWVAGERPHRRPLDRAIRWDGFVPLSADGPLTPDQVADYLDGVERPPAWDVVAVHPAGVPAREYMQAGVTWLVEGIFPEGNWIDDLRASIRRGPRN; this is encoded by the coding sequence ATGCGATACGCGGTGAACTTGCCTCCGTTCTCCTCACCGGAGGCCCTGGTCTCGCTCGCCGTCGACGCCGAACAGGCGGGCTGGGACGGGGTCTTCTTCTGGGATCACATGACCTGGCTGCCCGAGCTGCGGCTGAACGTGCACGACCCGTGGGTTCTGCTCGGTGCCGTGGCGGTCCGGACCGAGCGGGTGCTCCTGGGCACCATGGTCACCCCGCTGGCCCGGCGTCGACCGTGGAAGGTCGCCAAGGAGATCACGACGCTCGACCACCTCAGCGGCGGACGGGCAGTGCTGGGTGTGGGTCTCGGCGCTCCGCCCGACGCCGAGTTCGGGGCCTTCGGGGAGCCGGCTGCCGCACGCCACCGCGCGGACCTGCTCGACGAAGGACTGGCCGTCCTGGACGGCTTGCTGCGGGGCCCCGTCGACCACGGCGGCGAGCACTACCAGGTGCACACCGAACTGCTCCCCCGGCCGGTGCAGGATCCACGCCCGCCCATCTGGGTCGCGGGCGAGCGACCGCACCGCAGGCCGCTGGACCGGGCGATCCGCTGGGACGGCTTCGTCCCGCTGTCCGCGGACGGGCCCCTCACGCCGGACCAGGTCGCCGACTACCTCGACGGGGTCGAGCGGCCGCCCGCGTGGGACGTGGTCGCGGTGCACCCGGCCGGCGTCCCTGCCCGCGAGTACATGCAGGCGGGCGTGACGTGGCTCGTGGAAGGCATCTTCCCGGAGGGCAACTGGATCGACGATCTTCGGGCGTCGATCCGCCGCGGGCCGCGCAACTGA